A single genomic interval of Plectropomus leopardus isolate mb unplaced genomic scaffold, YSFRI_Pleo_2.0 unplaced_scaffold28374, whole genome shotgun sequence harbors:
- the LOC121938070 gene encoding rhodopsin-like, which translates to MDVEELTESIIRGLMFLAGILGNNWLAIRSLPGKKSGIRTNEVLFINLAVSNLITNYLVDLPDTMADFTGHWFLGETYCGVFRFCADLSETSSIYTTFFISTFWYQKLVGSLKRGGAPVQLDSLCLVGCLLAGSWTVALVFSIPHFFFIKVETGNDSHADCIDVFPNAIAMQIYDVFYLILANALPIAGIVFASVQIVITLLQNQRRIKGHNSDATKEMVKDEIESDESRNNGTSVTFASGPSTSKDPNDSASLTHIYTGQSAPPNTETNKHSRAGAPPSLSRPSQMPAKPSPSSSTQVRAAKSVVAVASVFLVCWLTHLLLRITNSIHTSSMLVEVASYIAASYTCIIPYIFLHGVKKLSCTCKG; encoded by the coding sequence ATGGATGTAGAGGAGTTGACTGAATCCATCATCAGAGGGCTCATGTTTCTGGCAGGGATCCTTGGAAACAACTGGCTGGCTATACGCTCCCTGCCCGGGAAGAAATCTGGCATCCGCACCAATGAAGTCCTTTTCATCAACCTGGCCGTCTCCAACCTCATCACCAACTACCTGGTGGACCTGCCCGACACCATGGCAGATTTCACCGGACATTGGTTCCTGGGGGAAACCTACTGCGGTGTGTTTCGTTTTTGTGCCGACCTCTCTGAAACCAGCAGCATCTACACAACGTTCTTCATCAGCACTTTCTGGTACCAGAAGCTCGTTGGCTCCCTGAAGCGTGGAGGTGCGCCAGTGCAGCTGGACAGTTTGTGCTTGGTGGGCTGTCTGCTGGCTGGGAGCTGGACGGTGGCTTTGGTCTTCAGCATCCCACATTTCTTCTTCATAAAAGTGGAGACTGGAAATGACAGCCATGCAGACTGCATTGATGTCTTCCCTAATGCAATAGCCATGCAAATTTATGACGTCTTTTATTTAATCCTGGCTAATGCTCTTCCTATTGCTGGGATTGTATTTGCCAGTGTCCAGATTGTCATCACGCTGCTCCAAAACCAGCGTCGCATAAAAGGTCATAACTCTGATGCTACCAAGGAGATGGTTAAAGACGAAATCGAGAGTGATGAAAGTAGAAATAATGGTACATCCGTCACCTTTGCTTCCGGTCCAAGCACCTCAAAAGATCCCAATGATTCTGCATCCCTCactcacatttatacaggtCAAAGCGCTCccccaaacacagaaacaaacaaacacagcagagctGGAGCTCCACCAAGTCTTTCAAGGCCCAGCCAGATGCCAGCCAAGCCCAGTCCGAGCTCGAGCACTCAGGTGAGGGCGGCCAAGAGTGTTGTGGCTGTAGCCAGTGTGTTCCTGGTCTGCTGGCTGACTCATCTGCTCCTGCGTATCACCAACAGCATCCACACCTCGTCGATGTTGGTGGAGGTGGCCAGCTATATTGCAGCCTCCTACACCTGCATCATCCCCTACATATTCCTGCACGGAGTGAAAAAGCTTTCTTGCACGTGCAAAGGGTAG